The Sesamum indicum cultivar Zhongzhi No. 13 linkage group LG6, S_indicum_v1.0, whole genome shotgun sequence genome has a segment encoding these proteins:
- the LOC105164990 gene encoding uncharacterized protein LOC105164990 isoform X2 yields MAFPRSPVPRSTFTMTLSDEKTKLPLSLFFHARTPRLCFRSSQSKLSMAGAALTCNTFPQLKIRYASSKSSLHFSPRTFRTYDRPRRLTSTRVTIDRNSDVQIGKREEKPRGSGYSNGKMYRRLDSCLVIPPTEGKKPKALIKFLGGAFIGAVPEVTYSYLLELLAKEGYLIISVPYNVTFDHELVTREIYERFHACLDLILMNGLPENGISAAEIADLPFFSIGHSNGALLQVLVGSYFCEKIPKANAIISYNNRPASEAVPYFEQLGPLVKQMMPVIETSPMYSMAQSIPDGLKTLIDIAERVLPDYDPEATVSLTKFVDQLPSVFNQVAQGISEFKPTPAENLDCFKKLYNIQHTLLVKFDFDTIDETDLLEETLKPRVESFCGKLEKVVLRGNHITPCIQEPRWQVGPVYTPADAIAQGLKAISLYETRVLSRTICNWFGSLES; encoded by the exons ATGGCGTTTCCACGTTCACCCGTCCCGCGCTCCACATTTACGATGACGCTTTCTGATGAAAAGACGAAACTACCCCTGTCTCTCTTCTTCCACGCTCGAACTCCTCGTCTTTGCTTTCGCAGTTCGCAGAGTAAGCTTTCAATGGCGGGTGCTGCTCTCACTTGCAACACTTTCCCACAGCTCAAAATCCGATACGCATCCTCTAAGAGTTCTTTACACTTTAGCCCTCGCACTTTCCGAACTTACGATAGGCCTCGCCGCTTGACTTCCACGCGCGTGACGATTGATCGCAACTCTGATGTCCAAATCGGTAAACGTGAGGAAAAACCTAGAGGTAGTGGTTACAGCAATGGTAAGATGTACAGAAGGCTTGATTCTTGTTTGGTAATACCTCCAACAGAAGGCAAAAAGCCCAAGGCTTTGATTAAATTCTTGGGCGGCGCTTTCATCGGAGCCGTGCCCGAAGTGACGTATAG TTACTTACTCGAGCTGTTGGCGAAAGAAGGGTACTTGATTATATCTGTGCCGTACAATGTGACTTTTGATCATGAACTAGTTACAAGAGAGATATACGAGCGGTTCCATGCTTGTTTGGATTTGATCTTGATGAATGGATTGCCTGAGAATGGAATTTCAGCTGCTGAGATAGCTGACCTACCGTTTTTCTCGATTGGACACAG CAATGGCGCACTTCTTCAAGTGCTTGTGGGAAGTTATTTCTGTGAGAAGATTCCTAAG GCCAATGCAATCATATCATACAACAACAGACCAGCATCAGAAGCAGTACCATACTTCGAGCAG TTGGGTCCTCTAGTCAAACAGATGATGCCAGTGATTGAGACATCCCCTATGTATTCAATGGCTCAGAGCATCCCAG ATGGATTGAAGACACTAATAGACATTGCTGAAAGAGTTCTTCCAGACTATGATCCAGAAGCTACTGTGTCTTTGACCAAGTTTGTTGATCAGTTGCCCTCAGTATTTAACCAG gtTGCACAAGGGATTTCTGAGTTCAAGCCAACACCTGCAGAGAATCTTGACTGTTTTAAGAAGTTGTATAACATTCAGCACACGTTACTG GTTAAATTTGACTTTGACACAATTGATGAGACGGATCTCCTTGAAGAGACGCTGAAGCCTCGTGTTGAATCTTTTTGCGGAAAACTTGAGAAAGTTGTTTTACGCGGTAACCATATAACACCATGCATACAG GAACCAAGGTGGCAAGTAGGACCGGTGTACACACCTGCAGATGCTATTGCTCAAGGACTTAAAGCCATTTCCCTATATGAAACGAGAGTCCTATCAAGAACCATCTGTAACTGGTTTGGCAGCCTTGAATCATAA
- the LOC105164989 gene encoding methanol O-anthraniloyltransferase-like, translating into MMAFTFMVTPKEPELIVPAQPTPHEIKALSTLDDQETLRCHYPMIMFYKSKPSMEGLNPVKIIREALAKTLVYYYPYAGRLIEGPDNKFMVDCTAEGVVFVEADASVSIVQLGDTVQPPCRYPELLVSDVPGSDGMLGCPLMLVQVTRFKCGGFVLAIRFNHVISDALGSLQFVTTMSEMAKGAPTPSILPVWKRELLTARHPLHVTHTHPEYEEEGKSIIPSSLNDKNLVRRSFSFGPKEIKAIRKNLPAELHSTSRFDLITACLWRSHTRAIQFDPDDDVRIMCMVNVRGKNCLDLPSGYYGNAIICPAKVSKAKILCESPLSYAIKLVKEARRQATPEYSRSTIDFIATKERPKLTSPWNFIVSDTSKVGFDEVDFGWGNPIYGGTMYGGTFHYIVYAHQRNQKGEDVMVVPMTLPVAVMERFEDELRILLCDLMKNSSSLSPIMVPSKL; encoded by the exons ATGATGGCATTCACTTTCATGGTAACTCCCAAAGAACCAGAACTCATTGTCCCTGCCCAACCCACTCCTCATGAAATCAAAGCATTATCTACTTTAGATGATCAAGAAACCCTAAGGTGTCACTATCCCATGATCATGTTCTACAAGAGCAAACCTTCTATGGAAGGACTGAATCCTGTCAAGATCATAAGAGAAGCACTTGCAAAAACACTTGTGTATTACTACCCTTATGCAGGTAGGCTTATTGAAGGGCCTGATAACAAGTTTATGGTGGATTGCACGGCAGAAGGGGTGGTCTTCGTGGAGGCTGATGCTAGTGTCAGCATTGTCCAGCTCGGTGACACAGTTCAGCCACCTTGCCGGTACCCGGAATTGCTTGTCTCTGATGTCCCAGGCTCTGATGGGATGCTTGGCTGTCCATTGATGTTGGTTCAG GTAACTCGATTTAAGTGTGGAGGATTTGTCTTAGCCATTCGCTTCAACCACGTGATAAGCGATGCACTTGGCTCACTTCAGTTTGTGACTACCATGAGCGAGATGGCGAAAGGTGCACCAACTCCGTCCATACTACCTGTATGGAAAAGGGAGCTCTTAACTGCTAGACATCCACTGCATGTCACCCATACACATCCTGAATACGAAGAAGAGGGAAAAAGCATCATTCCATCTAGTTTAAATGACAAGAACCTAGTAAGACGAAGCTTTTCTTTTGGCCCCAAAGAAATCAAAGCTATTCGGAAAAATCTCCCTGCAGAACTTCATTCAACCTCCAGATTTGATTTAATCACAGCGTGTCTGTGGAGATCACACACAAGGGCCATACAATTTGACCCTGATGATGACGTGCGAATCATGTGCATGGTTAATGTGCGCGGTAAAAATTGCCTAGACTTACCTTCGGGTTACTATGGTAATGCAATAATCTGTCCAGCAAAAGTCTCCAAGGCAAAAATACTATGTGAAAGTCCATTAAGTTATGCAATAAAGCTAGTGAAAGAAGCTAGGAGACAAGCCACCCCAGAATATTCAAGATCAACAATAGACTTTATTGCTACAAAAGAAAGACCTAAACTCACAAGTCCATGGAATTTTATTGTATCAGATACATCTAAAGTTGGATTTGATGAGGTTGATTTTGGTTGGGGAAATCCAATATATGGAGGAACAATGTATGGTGGCACCTTCCACTATATTGTTTATGCTCATCAGCGCAATCAGAAAGGGGAGGATGTGATGGTGGTGCCAATGACCTTGCCTGTTGCAGTAATGGAGAGGTTCGAGGATGAGCTTAGGATATTGCTCTGCGATCTaatgaaaaattcaagttCTCTGAGTCCCATCATGGTTCCTTCTAAACTCTAA
- the LOC105164991 gene encoding alkylated DNA repair protein alkB homolog 8 isoform X1, translating into MGLPRFTCPKGGDGESSPHLYVANCGPAVGLSYDTIASVFGTYGEVKGVCAADESGTRVIVSYHDKSSAQDAMKALNRHPCSSLGGRLLHIQYSVQSLGKVNNTDSVPVSTSASGLDIPGLYLMHDFVTPQEEQELLAAVDDRAWQHLAKRRVQHYGYEFCYDIRTVNTNHYLGELPSFVSPILERIRTFQTLDHSADIALDQLTVNEYPPGVGLSPHIDTHSAFEDLIFSLSLAGPCIMEFRKYATAVWQEKSTSSSDVGEQISEKNSSFVRKAIYLPPRSMLLLSGEARYVWHHYIPHHKVDKVNDSLIRRGSRRVSFTLRKENLLLVSYWFTGIGRLQHPILF; encoded by the exons atgggtTTGCCAAGATTTACATGTCCCAAGGGAGGGGATGGTGAGTCCAGTCCTCACCTTTATGTGGCTAACTGTGGCCCTGCAGTTGGACTTTCATATGACACTATTGCGTCTGTATTTGGTACATACGGAGAAGTCAAGGGAGTCTGTGCTGCGGACGAGAGTGGGACCCGTGTTATAGTCTCATATCATGATAAGAGTAGTGCACAAGATGCAATGAAGGCATTGAATAGACATCCATGTTCAAGTCTTGGGGGTCGTTTGTTGCACATTCAGTATTCTGTACAATCACTTGGTAAG GTTAATAACACTGACTCAGTTCCAGTATCAACATCAGCTTCAGGCTTGGACATTCCTGGACTTTACTTAATGCATGACTTTGTCACTCCACAGGAAGAACAA GAATTACTTGCAGCAGTGGATGATAGGGCATGGCAACATCTTGCCAAAAGAAGAGTTCAACATTATGGGTATGAGTTTTGCTATGAT ATAAGGACTGTTAACACGAATCATTACTTGGGTGAGCTTCCGTCCTTTGTGTCTCCAATACTTGAAAGGATCAGAACATTTCAGACACTTGATCATTCTGCCGATATAGCTTTGGATCAACTAACG GTTAATGAGTACCCACCTGGTGTCGGTTTGTCCCCACACATTGACACCCATTCTGCATTTGAAGATTTAATTTTCAGCCTTTCGCTAGCTGGCCCTTGCATCATGGAATTCAGGAAGTATGCAACTGCTGTGTGGCAGGAGAAGTCGACCTCAAGTTCTGATGTAGGGGAACAGATCTCTGAAAAGAACTCAAGTTTTGTTAGGAAAGCTATTTATCTTCCACCTCGATCAATGCTACTGTTATCTGGAGAGGCTCGATATGTATGGCATCATTACATTCCACACCACAAG GTGGATAAAGTGAACGACAGTCTGATCCGTAGGGGTTCAAGGAGGGTGTCCTTCACATTGCGGAAG GAAAACCTTCTACTGGTATCTTACTGGTTTACTGGAATTGGGAGACTGCAGCACCCTATTCTATTTTGA
- the LOC105164990 gene encoding uncharacterized protein LOC105164990 isoform X1, translated as MAFPRSPVPRSTFTMTLSDEKTKLPLSLFFHARTPRLCFRSSQSKLSMAGAALTCNTFPQLKIRYASSKSSLHFSPRTFRTYDRPRRLTSTRVTIDRNSDVQIGKREEKPRGSGYSNGKMYRRLDSCLVIPPTEGKKPKALIKFLGGAFIGAVPEVTYSYLLELLAKEGYLIISVPYNVTFDHELVTREIYERFHACLDLILMNGLPENGISAAEIADLPFFSIGHSNGALLQVLVGSYFCEKIPKANAIISYNNRPASEAVPYFEQLGPLVKQMMPVIETSPMYSMAQSIPGDGLKTLIDIAERVLPDYDPEATVSLTKFVDQLPSVFNQVAQGISEFKPTPAENLDCFKKLYNIQHTLLVKFDFDTIDETDLLEETLKPRVESFCGKLEKVVLRGNHITPCIQEPRWQVGPVYTPADAIAQGLKAISLYETRVLSRTICNWFGSLES; from the exons ATGGCGTTTCCACGTTCACCCGTCCCGCGCTCCACATTTACGATGACGCTTTCTGATGAAAAGACGAAACTACCCCTGTCTCTCTTCTTCCACGCTCGAACTCCTCGTCTTTGCTTTCGCAGTTCGCAGAGTAAGCTTTCAATGGCGGGTGCTGCTCTCACTTGCAACACTTTCCCACAGCTCAAAATCCGATACGCATCCTCTAAGAGTTCTTTACACTTTAGCCCTCGCACTTTCCGAACTTACGATAGGCCTCGCCGCTTGACTTCCACGCGCGTGACGATTGATCGCAACTCTGATGTCCAAATCGGTAAACGTGAGGAAAAACCTAGAGGTAGTGGTTACAGCAATGGTAAGATGTACAGAAGGCTTGATTCTTGTTTGGTAATACCTCCAACAGAAGGCAAAAAGCCCAAGGCTTTGATTAAATTCTTGGGCGGCGCTTTCATCGGAGCCGTGCCCGAAGTGACGTATAG TTACTTACTCGAGCTGTTGGCGAAAGAAGGGTACTTGATTATATCTGTGCCGTACAATGTGACTTTTGATCATGAACTAGTTACAAGAGAGATATACGAGCGGTTCCATGCTTGTTTGGATTTGATCTTGATGAATGGATTGCCTGAGAATGGAATTTCAGCTGCTGAGATAGCTGACCTACCGTTTTTCTCGATTGGACACAG CAATGGCGCACTTCTTCAAGTGCTTGTGGGAAGTTATTTCTGTGAGAAGATTCCTAAG GCCAATGCAATCATATCATACAACAACAGACCAGCATCAGAAGCAGTACCATACTTCGAGCAG TTGGGTCCTCTAGTCAAACAGATGATGCCAGTGATTGAGACATCCCCTATGTATTCAATGGCTCAGAGCATCCCAG GAGATGGATTGAAGACACTAATAGACATTGCTGAAAGAGTTCTTCCAGACTATGATCCAGAAGCTACTGTGTCTTTGACCAAGTTTGTTGATCAGTTGCCCTCAGTATTTAACCAG gtTGCACAAGGGATTTCTGAGTTCAAGCCAACACCTGCAGAGAATCTTGACTGTTTTAAGAAGTTGTATAACATTCAGCACACGTTACTG GTTAAATTTGACTTTGACACAATTGATGAGACGGATCTCCTTGAAGAGACGCTGAAGCCTCGTGTTGAATCTTTTTGCGGAAAACTTGAGAAAGTTGTTTTACGCGGTAACCATATAACACCATGCATACAG GAACCAAGGTGGCAAGTAGGACCGGTGTACACACCTGCAGATGCTATTGCTCAAGGACTTAAAGCCATTTCCCTATATGAAACGAGAGTCCTATCAAGAACCATCTGTAACTGGTTTGGCAGCCTTGAATCATAA
- the LOC105164991 gene encoding alkylated DNA repair protein alkB homolog 8 isoform X2, with amino-acid sequence MGLPRFTCPKGGDGESSPHLYVANCGPAVGLSYDTIASVFGTYGEVKGVCAADESGTRVIVSYHDKSSAQDAMKALNRHPCSSLGGRLLHIQYSVQSLGKVNNTDSVPVSTSASGLDIPGLYLMHDFVTPQEEQELLAAVDDRAWQHLAKRRVQHYGYEFCYDIRTVNTNHYLGELPSFVSPILERIRTFQTLDHSADIALDQLTVNEYPPGVGLSPHIDTHSAFEDLIFSLSLAGPCIMEFRKYATAVWQEKSTSSSDVGEQISEKNSSFVRKAIYLPPRSMLLLSGEARYVWHHYIPHHKVDKVNDSLIRRGSRRVSFTLRKVRKGPCQCAFPQYCDSQR; translated from the exons atgggtTTGCCAAGATTTACATGTCCCAAGGGAGGGGATGGTGAGTCCAGTCCTCACCTTTATGTGGCTAACTGTGGCCCTGCAGTTGGACTTTCATATGACACTATTGCGTCTGTATTTGGTACATACGGAGAAGTCAAGGGAGTCTGTGCTGCGGACGAGAGTGGGACCCGTGTTATAGTCTCATATCATGATAAGAGTAGTGCACAAGATGCAATGAAGGCATTGAATAGACATCCATGTTCAAGTCTTGGGGGTCGTTTGTTGCACATTCAGTATTCTGTACAATCACTTGGTAAG GTTAATAACACTGACTCAGTTCCAGTATCAACATCAGCTTCAGGCTTGGACATTCCTGGACTTTACTTAATGCATGACTTTGTCACTCCACAGGAAGAACAA GAATTACTTGCAGCAGTGGATGATAGGGCATGGCAACATCTTGCCAAAAGAAGAGTTCAACATTATGGGTATGAGTTTTGCTATGAT ATAAGGACTGTTAACACGAATCATTACTTGGGTGAGCTTCCGTCCTTTGTGTCTCCAATACTTGAAAGGATCAGAACATTTCAGACACTTGATCATTCTGCCGATATAGCTTTGGATCAACTAACG GTTAATGAGTACCCACCTGGTGTCGGTTTGTCCCCACACATTGACACCCATTCTGCATTTGAAGATTTAATTTTCAGCCTTTCGCTAGCTGGCCCTTGCATCATGGAATTCAGGAAGTATGCAACTGCTGTGTGGCAGGAGAAGTCGACCTCAAGTTCTGATGTAGGGGAACAGATCTCTGAAAAGAACTCAAGTTTTGTTAGGAAAGCTATTTATCTTCCACCTCGATCAATGCTACTGTTATCTGGAGAGGCTCGATATGTATGGCATCATTACATTCCACACCACAAG GTGGATAAAGTGAACGACAGTCTGATCCGTAGGGGTTCAAGGAGGGTGTCCTTCACATTGCGGAAG GTACGGAAAGGCCCTTGCCAATGTGCATTCCCTCAGTACTGTGATTCTCAAAGATAG